cctccagacacaccaccAAATGCATACAAACGAGGATCCATTCAGGTGCACCACCTGTGGAGAGGGTTTCAGTCAGTCAGCTGACCTCTGAGCACCAACGCACTCATActagggagaagccgttcacctgctccgtgtgtaggaagggattcccttggtcatcccaactgctgacacatccttgtgtggagcgggattcactcagtcacaacacctgctgagacaccagcgagttcacaagtgagtgcagggactggaatctgctgttttgctgctgccaatcacatccaggattgatagtctgacaatatctggtttgattctgctgaaGTTGACTATCCCtttaactggctgcagtttaatattctaGAGATGTTTGGGCTGCAATGCCCCTTTTTAAAAGCACCACCTGTGATCTTTCTTTTTCATTCAAGAACTCTCAACAGAAACTTGTTGAGAATAAATATGAACTTTTTACTTGAATCCTAAATTTGTCTGTGATGCAAAATctacagttcagtttctgaaatGTTCTGCTAATTAACATCTCCGAAACTCTTGATTAATCTTTCCTGATCATTCTTACTGCCTTCTCCAGAGTGGCATATCCATTATGCAGTGAAATTCCGAACAGGCACATCAACATTGTtactgatgaagtttggaagtcgctgagttgaatcatttctgacacagcagcagcaacatttggtaaaggtggaacccacaacaaagaccggttttgagacccactcagcagagatgacatctgtACCTGATGTACAACATAAACCCGACAGCTAGAACACTTGAAAATAACCAGGATAGATGTGTAAAAAGCAGGGAGATACTGTGGAAATAAACTTTGGATCAGCCAACATCAATAATTCCAAACTGCCTGTGACAATGGAAATAGATGTGCTGAGTCTGATGTGACTAAGGGCGCTTTGTCCTACAGTCACCAAAGTTGCTGCCCTGAAATTGTCAGATTGTGAAGTTCTTACTGacagaagtaaacagatgtcccgctgggttgaacatgactgtgagctgtatccctgtgagacagacatctcccagtctctgtttgaTTCTCCTACAGCTTCCcgtcatggttgagttggacaaggaactctcatcatttgagctggaaaaggccattgattgctgagcaagcagaaaggcacccgGCAAGAATGGAATTCCAGTTGAACTGTTCAAACacaaagtcccatcgactgtcacaccttcctgACTGCCTCCGTCTCTGTTTTTGAGATTGTCAGCTGCTCCTCCTTTCGAGGGTGATAACTGCTGAGAGTCACGTATTTCTCTTATTTGTCTTCATGTGACTGGAGAAGGTGATTCTCAACCCACAGATCTTGGAACTGTGGGGCAGGATGACCCATGCACAGTGGGATTCAGTGAACTGGATTTGCTCCCTCTTTGCTTCTTCGTTAAGGTTTTGGAACTCAAATGTGTTCAAGCTCGATGGACAAGTTGTTGCTATAGTAACTGATTAGGAGAAAACTCTTCCCAGTTATTAACATCAATGCTTATTACATAACGTTTATTAGATGGGGTTGATTGTGCCTCTTGGTACATGTTGGTCCGTCAGACCTGACATTGAATGACTGAATCTGAAGTCTGTCACTAAGTTCTCtctgatgggatggagaatcagggTGGGGGTAAAGTGCCTCAAGGTCAGTGATGGACTTGAATGGGTACAAAATGAACCCGGGTAATGGTGAGAACCATGAAATCATCACAAACAATCAGAGTAACGTGTTAGAAAACTAACAAATGACTTGGACGGCTGGGATGGttatcaaatttgctgatgacacaaagataggcaggaatATAAATTATGTAGAAGACGTAAGTTAACCCACAGATAGCACGGTGACAATTTGAATTAACGACTttgccttttaaagatttggctttatcTCATTTGTTAACCAAGTGTTTGAGAACCGGAGATATgggagttatctccaaactgaGCATTGACTTCTGTCACTGATGTGAAAATACCATATTATGAGAATAATAAGAAAATTTTCCCCTTCGAGGGATCAATAGCCAgcggcacagatttaaggtcaggTGCAGGACATtttgtggggatttgaggaaaatctttatcACCCAGAGgaatgtgggaatctggaactctgtgTGAAAGGGTGATAGAGACAGGAACCCTCCACATTTAAGAAGTgtttaaatgagcacttgaaatgccgtagCTACAAGGCTGCGGACGAAGTacaggaaaatgggattggaataaataggtgtttgatggccagcacagacacaatgggctgaagagcctcttcctatgctgtaaaactctgacactatgacagaaagcagagattaggCACAATGCGTCTTTTTGAGATTGGCAAGATTTATTGAGTGATGCGccataaggatcagtgctgggaccgccaCTGCCCAGGCAACATCATAGAgtgatagagttttacagcacgaaagaggccctttggcccaacatgTCTGAGAACAAATAGCGATTCACCAGGCCCGAgtgaacggccgccatctttatgggAGGCAATGATAATCGTGTGCATGCACAGCCGCCATCTTTATAGGGGGCAatgtgcagcagggcgcatgtgTGGTGCTCTCTGTCCTGTcatcaggaggagagaatgttgtgaatttctatcctggatgaacagggatggattctggaaactccttttgcagggggttagaaggggaggatttaaacACAGCAAACTGAAACCAAGAGAATTGTTTGTCTCTTCTGATATAGGTCTTTAACTGGGTTGGAGCTGAGGATTGAGATGGGGAGGCTCCAACTTCATTCCATCATGTGGCTGACCAGGAACCTCTCTCACTCCTGTCATCTGCTGTTGGTgtctgttggaaggatttacaggctgatgctatgaagaagagtcatacagactcaaaacgatAACTCtattttcactctccacagatgctgccagacctgctaagttttccagcattctctgtctctgtttcagattccagcatccacaggattTTACTTTTCTTGATATTCAGTCTGTTTGGCCAAGTTATGAACACGCTTTCCTTGGTCATCAACTCCtagagtgggactggaacccagagcttctggttcagagtcaGGGTAATCTACTGCTGCACTACAACATCTCTGGAACACAATAGAGACTAATAAATCCCAAAGAAAAATAGGAAATAATCCTTTCTTCAGACAGTTGCTAAAATGTGGAGTTCACTAAGGCTGGAAGTGGTTGACATAAATAACTGAGTTGCTTTTACCAGGAAACTAAATGAGGACCTGAGAGAGAAATGGGATCAGAATGCGAAACTCTCAAGCTGAGATGAGGTCAGCAGAATGAGGAGAGTCTTGTGTGGAGCAGAAACTAGTACgtaccagatgggccgaatggccaattaTGTATCATATATTCTTTGTAATTAATTGTAAATTATTTTACAGGGTAATAGAAGAGGAGGATTTGCAGTCCGGAAAATCAAACCAGTTGTCAGGTCTGACGGAGTCAATCGATTCATCGGGATCTGAAGGAATTTAATTGATGTCTCAGCTGGAAATTGGTGAGAGTCCGttcgcctgctccgtgtgtgggaagggattgataCAGCTGTAAACATGCTGACACGACAGCGAGCTCGCAATAGCGAGagtccgttcacctgctccgtgtgtgggaagaaaTTCATGTGTTCGTCCaacctgctggctcaccaactcGATCATATTGATGAGGAGCCTCTTCAAAGCTCTGATTCTGGGGATGGCTCTGATACCTCCAAGGAACTGGTCCaataccagcgagttcacactgatgccagaccattcagctgctcacaCTGTCAGAAGAGATTCAGCCAGTCCTCCCGCCTCGCGGATCACCAGCTCCTTCACACAcacgagagaccattcagctgctcccaCTGTGGGGAGTTATTCACTGAGTCAGTGCATCTCATTgagcaccagcaagttcacaacaAGGACAGGCCATTCAGCAGCTCTCAGTAtggaaagagattcactcagtcctccCACTACACTGAGCACCAGCTCATTCACTCCAACAAGAGACCTTTGAAATGCTCAGAGTGTGAGAAGACCTTTAAAAGAAACtttaatctgctgagacaccagcgcactcacaccggggagaggccgtttccctgctctgtgtgtgggaagagatttgctcATTCATTCCACCTTCGGAGACacaagcaagttcacactggggagagaccattcacctgttccatgtgtgggaaggcATACAGTTGCTCATCTGACCTTGTGATACACAAAaggattcacactggagagaggccatacacctgctccgagtgtgggaagggattcactcgttcagcCTACCTTTTGATGCACAAAacggttcacaccggggagaggccattctcttGCTCTGTGTGTGCGAAGAGATTTACTCAGTCAGCTGCCCTGCGcgcacacaagcgagttcacaccggggagaggccattcacctgctttgtgtgtgggaagagTTTCTCTCGTTTGTCCCAGGTTTTGATACATGagcaagttcacaccggggagaggcggtATCTTTGTCacgtatgtgggaagggatttactagtttacaccacctgcagagacaccagcttgttcacaccggggagaagccgtttatctgctccgtgtgtgggaaggcttTCCCTGAGTTGTCCAGCCTCCGGAGACACGACCACatccacactgggaagaggccgttcacctgctctgtttgtGGGAAGAGATTTATTCAGTCATTCGATCTGCTGAAACACCGGAGAGTTCACACCAGGAAGAAGCTGCTCACCTGCTCTGTTTGTGAGAagagatttactcagtcatccaacctgctgagacaccagaaacTTCACACGTTACCAGAAAAGTTGAATTCTGTTGTTCCTGTTGCGAATCACACCCAGGATTGAACCTTTTCTACTTTCTAACTCTAGATTATTTCAGTCTCAATCTTCCAGTTACTCTCATGGATAAGTCCCAGCTCCCCATACCTTCCAGAGTGCCTCTCCTGGCCTTGGGATCCACAGAAGTATCACTAACATTCCCAGTGATCAATAAAACAAAACCCTGTCTGTTAATCACTTTCAGATACTGGACTCATTGCATGGACTGGAGcgcttcagctatgaagagaggctggttaggttggggttgttttccttacagcagagaaggccGTGCGAGTGGGGGGGAAATTTTATTGAAGTGTCcaaaattatgaggaacatagaGTGGATAGAAAGAAACCTTTTCCCTTAATAGAGGAGTCAGTAACCACGAAGCAGATATTTatggtaaggagcaggagattgaggggatttgaggagaaacgttttcacacagagggtggtgggaatctggaactcactccctgaaaGGGTGctcgaggcgggaaccctcacaacatttaagaagcatttaggtcaGCACTTAAAACGTCAGAACGTACAATActatggatcaagtgctggaaaatgggattcgaataatcggtgcttgatggctggcacaggcacgatgggccgaaggggcctctttcaataatcgcttattgtcacaagtaggcttcaatttggtgttgtaagactgactggtgtctcagagcatctcgcagagaaatggcaaatggaatttaatctggacaaatgtcaggtaatgcattttggtaagtctaacatagaggggaccgTAAattgcaaaactcttaggaatatagaaagtcagagagatctgggcgtgcaggtccacagatagaacatagaacagtacagcacaatacaggcccttcagctcacgatgttgtgccgaccatttatcctaaccttcaccccttcaatttactgctgtccatgtgcctgtctaagagtcgcttaaatgtccctaatgactctgactaccacctctgctggcagtgcactccacacacccaccactctctgcgtaaagaacctacctctgacatctcccctataccttcctccaatcaccttaaaatctttgaaggtggcaacacaagtggacaaggtagtcaagaaaacatacataatgcttaccttcattggatggggcatcgagttcaCAGCCGTGTTCATTGCAGTGTAAGGTACATAAAATtcagatttggacgaaggaatccaGCTAAAACAATGGAAATCTGAGACAATCCTGTGATAACAACAGTTAATAAATTAATTAGGTGACAGGGAAATGGTGGACGGGATATTAAAAGAAGGAATATTGAATTAAAATTGTATTACaattggagtttgtacattctccctgtgtttgcatgggtctcacccccacaacccaaagatgctcaaggtaggtggattggcaacgcaaaattgccccttaattggaaaaaatgaattgggtactctaaatttaaaaaaagaaaattataTTACAGTTACAGACCTATACACCATTCCTATATTACAGGCTCAGAAATAGATttacatttattgtcacatgtaccgaggtacaatgaaaattattgttctgcatacagtccagtcagatcgtccatacatgaaaaacgttGGGCATACAATagatacaatgtaaatacacagacatcgggtgaaccgTATGGAGTATGGTGCTAcaccagagaagatgtgtgaagagatgagttcagtccgtaagagggtcgtttaggagtctggcagcagcgggtaagaagctgtttatgaatctgttggtgcgtgatctcaaacttttgtatcttctgcctgatggaagagagaatatcccggatgggaggggtctttgattatgatcctttattgtcacaagtatgaacttactgtgaaaagcccctatgctgcccactttcccaaggcagtgggaggtgtagacagtgtcagtgggtgggaggcaggttcacgtgacgtcctgggctgtgttcacgtctcTCTCTAGTTAAAATCGCTccagtgcaaatggaggccattcagcccatcgagtttgcaccaaccctctggaataACACTCAACCCAAGCCCATTCCCCTTCTCTATCTTAATAACTCCTAACCTAAGCATCTTTTCTGGAAACTGAGGGACAAttgagcatggttaatccacctatgaAGGAACGGTCTTGGGCCGATCagttaccataccaagctgtgatgcagcagaaagctttctatggtgcatctgtaaaaattggcaagagtcaatgtggacataccaaatgtccttagtttcctgtggaacaTATGAAGTACATGTAAAACTCATTATTTAAGTATTTCACTGAGGACCAGGAACGATGTAAGGATTTGACTCTGTCTGTTTTATTGCAGAGCTATTAATAAAATCAGTAAAAGACAATCTGTTGTTGGGAGTTTGATTCTCTGGTGTCTGAAACCACAAGATTCAATGTTTAGAGGcaacaagatgaacaaggaaaCACATCAAGGCGCAAAACGCcagctggatattcacaggagaaagtcttatcaaacacctcgaatgcatgaaatgaaatgaaaatcgcttattgtcacaagtaggcttcaaatgaagttactgtgaaaagcccctagtcgccacattccggcgcctcgaactgtgctgctggcctgccttggtctgctttcaaagccagcgatttagccctgtgctaagatcCCAGCTGTAAGAAACTCTCAAATCATTTGTAAATATCTTTCAAATGCTGACAGGTTGCAGCTGTCAGTTTCCATCACATTGATGCCAATGAAAGGTTAGAGAATGGTTATTCTGGAACTAAAAAACACGAGTTATATCACAGCTAGATTACTGagtatagttctggtcaccacattacaggaagaatgtgattgtactggagagagTACGGAAGTGATTTATCTGGATGTTTCCAGGATTGGGGAATTTTaactgaggaaagattggattgactgggattgttttctgtggaacagaggaggctgagtgggcatttaattgaggtgcataaaattatgagggtccCAGATATAGCGGATCAGACGGCAGAAGGACCTATTTCATTAACAGACAGATCAGTAAcctgggggcagagatttaagtatCTGTTtgaaggattagaggggaattgAGGATTTTCTTCACCCAGGGgtgtggtggggatctggaactctgtctgaaagggaggtagagacagaaaccctcatcACATTTAAAGGCACCCTGATGTGGAGTTTCTGTGACCTGCAGGCTACAGACCAAGaagtggaaagtgggattagactggataagGAATTTTCAGCCAAcacagatacaatgggctgaatggcctctgtgctgtaaatgtctagGATTCTGTGATGACAAGTGATCCTCGGGTTTTTATCCAAGACAGACCTCGGCGCAATCAGTTCCGCCAAGTGTTGATGTGATGGATTAAGCGGTGTCAGATACCAGGAGCAGGATTAAAATGGAAATATCAGTAAATCCTGATATAGTTTATCTGTATGTGGTTCCATTTTAATAACTTCTCCTGAATGTGACCGTCACCCAGgatttgatttatttataataatctttattgtcacaagtcagcttacatgaggttactgtgaaaagcccctaatccgccacattccgggcctgttcgggtacactgagggagaatgcagaatgtccaaattacctaacagcacgtctttcggggcttgtggaggaaaccggagcacccggaggaaacccacacagacacagggataatatgaagacactgcacagacagtgatccaagccaggaattgaacctgggaccctggcgctgtgaagcaacaatgctaaccaccgtgctaccgcgctgcccacactgctggccttgcacTGCATCATATGAAAATTGTCAATACATCTGGTTCAAAACAGAAGTTCAGGTCTTAATGTCTTGTTTGATTTCACTTTGCTGTgtttaaatcctccccttgtaaccccctgtaaaaggagtttccagaatccatcactgtcagtcctgctgagtggACAGGGCtcaccgcgcatgcgccctgctgcacactGCCCCCAATGAGGATGGTGATGGTTAACTGGGGAAAGGCTCTGCAGGAAAACCTTCCCGCTCGGTACAAACCCGGGAGCGGTAATTTCATGTTTTAGCTTTGaggcctcccctcccacccactgcatCTAACGCTGCCTCCGCTTATCCGCCTCCTTCCCTCCTGaatgaatgaaataaaaatcgcttatggtcacaagtagacttcaatgaagttactgtgaaaagcccctagtcgccacattctggcgcctgttcggggaggctgttacgggaagatgagacaaacaagtgtctgtccctggacatgagccgcactgcgcatgcgccacaTCACAATgctcggggagtgattgacggcagctctggaccaatagaaagagggggcgtgactggaggaccgagcgggaGAGGCTGGTTCGCCAACcattcggagtgaatgaggggcggcacTGATtgtggatctccctcattggctaagATTCTGCATCATTTTTTTCTTCCCATTGGCCACGTGGGTGTGGTTTCCAGAATCTCATTTCCTGCCTGAGAATTGTTGACCAACTGGAAGACGTGGGAGGACCGggtggactctggtcctccagccaatcatacTGCAGGTTTTGTGTGATTGAAGATtgaacttcacacagactgaaactgctTCCTGAGTCAAACTTGAATAATTTCTTTCCACTTCAGTGGACGTTTTTAGAGTCCATTGAGCCTTCTATAGAACTGTCACAACAAGGAAcaacaaacgttaactctgtttcacttgccacagatgtggcatggtggcacagtggttagcactgctgcatcgcacagtggttagcactgccgcactagcaacctgggttcaattccagcctggtgtgactgtgtggagtttgcaaattctccccatgtctgcgtgggttccctccggatgctccagttttctcccaccatccaaagatggtggattggccaagctaaattgccccttagtgaccaaaggtgaAGTTGGAttcgggggagagggcgggggaggtgcccctgggtggggtgctcttttgtcgggttggtgcaaactcgatgggacgattcctccttctgcactgtagggattctgtgatgctgccagatctgttaaGTTAATctcccattttctgtttttactctacATTACACACCTTTATAATccactaattatatttattgaaccactgtaccatcactaccaggagcagtgtgttgatgtttcagctattctgaccttgggtgactgtgtggagtttgcacattctccccatgtctgtgtgggttccttctgggtgctctagttttctcccaccgtccaaagttgtgcaggttaggtggattgaccatgctaagttgcccttagtgtccaaaaaaaggatcggtggggttactggattatggggatagggtggaggcatggatttgagtgggatgctctttccaagggctagtgcaggcttgataggccgaataacctccttttgcactgttagtTCTATCATTCAGTCAAATTTTCTATCTCACATTCTCATCcgattgctctgtctggtggtaatTCCgtgacggtagcacagtgattagcactgttgcttcacagcacctgggttccCAGTTCAATTCCCATTTGGgttactgtctatgcagagtctgcacattctccccatgtctgcgtgggttacctcccacaagtcctgaaagacgagcttgtcaggtgaattggacattctgaattctccctcttgtgtacctgctcaggcgccagaatatggcgactaggagattttcacagtaacttcattgcagtgctaatgtaagcctacttgtgacaataataaagattattatgtgttTGGGTATTTTAAGGAGCAGGTAGAATTTCCTTGGTTCTAACTGTTGTCCCCTCATatattccatctgtttttggttaatgtgtctggagtctgagTTCTTCCAGCCCATCTCCAaatctccttcctgtctcgggtatatgggtcgaggtagcttggtgttgtgattcgtgttgtttagttgtctgtctgtctccagcaggtatagtTGTCtatcgataatgactgtgctgctacccttgtcttctggtcttatgaacatatccgtgttgcATCCAAGCTCCCaggttgtctgtctttctctccgggtaagattctgtttgtctcttgtatttcactgtgacagggcagagacctgattgaagggattcatagaatcatagaatttacagtgcagaaggaggccattcagcccatcaagtctgcaacaccCCGAGAAAGAGCAGCATACCCAAGCCCAAACTTCCACCCTATTTCCGTCACCCAATTAACcctaccccacctttttggacagtaaggaaaatttaacatggccaatccacctgacctgcacatttttgaactgtgggaggaaactcaagcagacactgggagaacgtgctgactccacacggtgacccaagtcgggaatctaacctgagcccctggagctgtgaagcaactgtgctaacc
This portion of the Scyliorhinus torazame isolate Kashiwa2021f chromosome 5, sScyTor2.1, whole genome shotgun sequence genome encodes:
- the LOC140419340 gene encoding uncharacterized protein isoform X2 — its product is MLTRQRARNSESPFTCSVCGKKFMCSSNLLAHQLDHIDEEPLQSSDSGDGSDTSKELVQYQRVHTDARPFSCSHCQKRFSQSSRLADHQLLHTHERPFSCSHCGELFTESVHLIEHQQVHNKDRPFSSSQYGKRFTQSSHYTEHQLIHSNKRPLKCSECEKTFKRNFNLLRHQRTHTGERPFPCSVCGKRFAHSFHLRRHKQVHTGERPFTCSMCGKAYSCSSDLVIHKRIHTGERPYTCSECGKGFTRSAYLLMHKTVHTGERPFSCSVCAKRFTQSAALRAHKRVHTGERPFTCFVCGKSFSRLSQVLIHEQVHTGERRYLCHVCGKGFTSLHHLQRHQLVHTGEKPFICSVCGKAFPELSSLRRHDHIHTGKRPFTCSVCGKRFIQSFDLLKHRRVHTRKKLLTCSVCEKRFTQSSRLETHRRSHTGERPFTCAECGKGFIQLAALRSHQRVHTGERPFTCSKCGKGFIQLAALRRHQRVHTGERPFTCSQCGKGFTQLSHLLRHQRVHTEERPFQCPDCGKCYKSSGNLMYHQRIHTDEKPFRCSDCGTGFRHSSHLTVHQRIHTGERPFACAKCGKAFTESSNLQKHQRVHTDERPFQCPDCGKCYKSSWELMYHQRVHTDERPFRCSHCRTGFRRSSDLTVHQRTHTGERPFTCSQCGKGFAQSSSLLRHQLGHK
- the LOC140419340 gene encoding uncharacterized protein isoform X1, whose product is MLTRQRARNSESPFTCSVCGKKFMCSSNLLAHQLDHIDEEPLQSSDSGDGSDTSKELVQYQRVHTDARPFSCSHCQKRFSQSSRLADHQLLHTHERPFSCSHCGELFTESVHLIEHQQVHNKDRPFSSSQYGKRFTQSSHYTEHQLIHSNKRPLKCSECEKTFKRNFNLLRHQRTHTGERPFPCSVCGKRFAHSFHLRRHKQVHTGERPFTCSMCGKAYSCSSDLVIHKRIHTGERPYTCSECGKGFTRSAYLLMHKTVHTGERPFSCSVCAKRFTQSAALRAHKRVHTGERPFTCFVCGKSFSRLSQVLIHEQVHTGERRYLCHVCGKGFTSLHHLQRHQLVHTGEKPFICSVCGKAFPELSSLRRHDHIHTGKRPFTCSVCGKRFIQSFDLLKHRRVHTRKKLLTCSVCEKRFTQSSNLLRHQKLHTLPEKLNSVVPVANHTQD